One window of Rubrivirga sp. SAORIC476 genomic DNA carries:
- a CDS encoding tetratricopeptide repeat protein, giving the protein MPDAASPALDFQADVVEASHARPILVDFWAPWCGPCRVLGPVLDRLAAEAAGRWALVKVNTDEAPGLMQRYGIRGIPAVKLFVGGAVAAEFTGALPEHILRQWLDEHLPSPARAHAKAAEVAWGAGDRATARAELEAALADPEAETASWAAAARSRLARLLAFDDRDRAHDLVRDLHTPEAEAVRTVLTALDRDLDSLPDGPPRAHVVAALTALRANDLDTTLDRLIEAIRADRFYDDDGARKLGVALFQTLGEGHRVSQAHRPAFNMSLY; this is encoded by the coding sequence ATGCCCGACGCTGCGAGTCCCGCCCTCGACTTCCAGGCCGACGTGGTCGAGGCCAGTCATGCCCGCCCCATCCTCGTCGACTTCTGGGCGCCGTGGTGCGGGCCGTGCCGCGTGCTCGGGCCGGTCCTCGACCGCCTCGCCGCCGAGGCCGCCGGTCGGTGGGCGCTCGTCAAGGTCAATACCGACGAGGCGCCGGGGCTGATGCAGCGCTACGGCATCCGCGGCATCCCGGCCGTCAAGCTGTTCGTCGGCGGCGCCGTCGCGGCCGAGTTCACGGGGGCGCTCCCGGAGCACATCCTCCGCCAGTGGCTCGACGAGCACCTCCCCTCGCCCGCCCGCGCCCACGCCAAGGCGGCGGAGGTAGCCTGGGGAGCGGGCGACCGCGCCACCGCTCGCGCCGAACTGGAGGCGGCGCTCGCCGATCCCGAGGCGGAGACGGCCTCCTGGGCCGCGGCGGCCCGCAGCCGCCTCGCGCGTCTCCTCGCCTTCGACGACCGCGACCGCGCCCACGACCTGGTCCGCGACCTCCACACGCCCGAGGCGGAGGCCGTCCGCACCGTCCTGACGGCGCTCGACCGCGACCTCGACTCGCTGCCCGACGGCCCGCCCCGCGCCCACGTCGTCGCGGCGCTGACCGCCCTCCGCGCCAACGACCTCGACACGACGCTCGACCGCCTCATCGAGGCCATCCGCGCCGACCGCTTCTACGACGACGACGGCGCCCGCAAGCTCGGCGTGGCGCTCTTCCAGACCCTCGGCGAGGGCCACCGCGTCTCGCAGGCCCACCGCCCGGCGTTCAACATGTCGCTGTATTGA
- a CDS encoding PD40 domain-containing protein, protein MSTSLIPRAGRSLALLVAALVLPACQTVGANLAEVENEAVAAASADQPITGAPVGTMAEADPTDPLRFEGETHLRNIRQLTFGGNNAEAYWSPDGTQLSFQSDWGAINSQGCDQQFVMSVAEGAGEDGAGADLVSTGQGRTTCGYFLTDDRVVYASTHAAGPECPTTAAQRTGRYVWDVFDSFEIYVADADGSNPEVLIGGPGYDAEATVSPDGRFVIFTSTRSGDLELWRYEVATGDLLQLTDELGYDGGAFFSPDGSQIVWRASRPTGEAADQYRALLTQNAVQPGALDLYVADADGSNARQVTTLPGANWAPFFHPSGEKLIFASNHHTLDEGGREFDLFLVDLDGGDLERVTFSGTFDAFPMFSPDGTKLVFASNRNVERTPTRDTNVFVADWVE, encoded by the coding sequence ATGTCGACCTCTCTGATCCCGCGTGCGGGACGCTCGCTCGCTCTGCTCGTCGCCGCCCTCGTTCTGCCAGCGTGCCAGACCGTCGGCGCCAACCTCGCCGAAGTGGAGAACGAGGCCGTCGCCGCAGCCTCCGCGGACCAGCCCATCACGGGCGCTCCGGTCGGCACGATGGCCGAGGCGGACCCCACCGATCCGCTCCGGTTCGAGGGCGAGACGCACCTCCGCAACATCCGCCAGTTGACCTTCGGTGGCAACAACGCCGAGGCGTACTGGAGCCCCGACGGCACCCAGCTGTCGTTCCAGAGCGACTGGGGCGCCATCAACAGCCAGGGCTGCGACCAGCAGTTCGTGATGTCGGTCGCCGAGGGCGCGGGTGAGGATGGCGCGGGCGCCGACCTGGTCTCGACCGGCCAGGGACGCACCACCTGCGGCTACTTCCTCACCGACGACCGCGTGGTCTATGCGTCCACCCACGCGGCGGGCCCCGAGTGCCCGACGACCGCCGCGCAGCGCACCGGCCGCTACGTCTGGGACGTGTTCGACTCGTTCGAGATCTACGTCGCCGACGCCGACGGCTCGAACCCGGAGGTCCTGATCGGCGGGCCCGGCTACGACGCCGAGGCGACCGTCAGCCCGGATGGCCGGTTCGTCATCTTCACGTCCACCCGCTCCGGCGACCTGGAGCTGTGGCGCTATGAGGTGGCCACGGGCGATCTCCTCCAGCTCACGGACGAGCTCGGGTACGACGGCGGTGCCTTCTTCTCGCCCGACGGCTCGCAGATCGTATGGCGGGCCTCCCGCCCGACGGGCGAGGCGGCCGACCAGTACCGCGCCCTCCTCACCCAGAACGCGGTCCAGCCCGGCGCGCTCGACCTCTACGTGGCCGACGCCGACGGCTCCAACGCTCGTCAGGTGACCACGCTGCCCGGCGCCAACTGGGCACCGTTCTTCCACCCGTCCGGCGAGAAGCTGATCTTCGCGTCCAACCACCACACCCTCGATGAGGGCGGGCGCGAGTTCGACCTTTTCCTCGTCGACCTCGACGGTGGCGATCTGGAGCGCGTCACCTTCAGCGGCACCTTCGACGCCTTCCCGATGTTCTCGCCCGACGGCACGAAGCTGGTCTTCGCGTCCAACCGCAACGTCGAGCGCACGCCGACCCGCGACACGAACGTCTTCGTCGCCGACTGGGTGGAGTAG